The Coffea arabica cultivar ET-39 chromosome 9e, Coffea Arabica ET-39 HiFi, whole genome shotgun sequence genome has a window encoding:
- the LOC113708663 gene encoding cationic amino acid transporter 5-like, whose protein sequence is MGSVGKESINEAQPRSYWRWSKKDFFPEESFQSWSNYRSALSQTGLRFKDRLVGRSDDANEVGEVRKESENDMKKCLSWWDLIWFGFGSVIGAGIFVLTGQEAHKHAGPAIVLSYVASGISAMLSVFCYTEFAVEIPVAGGSFAYLRVELGDFAAFIAAGNILLECMVGNAAVARAWTSYFTTLLNRHPNSLRIHTNLADGYNLLDPIAVVVLVVASTIAMTSTKKTSYFNWIASAINNIVIIFVIIAGFAHADTTNLSPFLPHGAEGVFQAAAIVYFAYGGFDNIATMAEETRNPSRDIPLGLLGSMSLITVIYCLMALSLSMMQKYTDIDPNAAYSVAFQSVGMNWAKYLVALGALKGMTTVLLVGALGQGRYITHIARAHMIPPWFSLVHPVTGTPIYATLLITISGSCIAFFSGLGVLSSLLSVSTLFIFMMMSVALLVRRYYARGITPQRDALKLMIFLLLIIASSMGTSAYWGLNPKGWLGYTMTIPLWFFATLGISVFLPQQRAPKVWGVPLVPWLPSLSIATNLFLMGSLGAEAFIRFGICTVVMLIYYVFVGLHATYDLAHQKSSKTVDEEDTGNPNP, encoded by the coding sequence atgggGTCAGTCGGAAAAGAAAGTATCAATGAGGCTCAACCAAGGAGTTATTGGAGATGGAGCAAAAAAGACTTCTTTCCTGAAGAATCCTTCCAGAGCTGGAGTAACTACAGGTCTGCCTTATCACAGACTGGTCTTCGATTCAAGGACCGTCTTGTAGGTAGGTCTGATGATGCTAATGAAGTTGGGGAGGTCAGGAAAGAAAGCGAGAATGACATGAAAAAATGCCTGAGTTGGTGGGATCTCATCTGGTTTGGATTTGGCTCAGTTATTGGGGCTGGCATCTTTGTACTCACTGGCCAGGAAGCTCATAAGCATGCCGGACCGGCTATTGTGTTATCCTATGTTGCTTCAGGCATTTCTGCAATGCTGTCAGTCTTTTGCTACACTGAATTTGCAGTGGAAATTCCAGTAGCTGGAGGGTCATTTGCTTACCTCAGAGTAGAACTAGGAGATTTTGCAGCCTTCATAGCAGCAGGAAATATACTTCTTGAGTGCATGGTTGGAAATGCAGCAGTAGCAAGAGCTTGGACTTCATACTTTACAACCCTCCTTAATCGCCATCCCAATTCATTGCGAATCCATACAAATCTTGCTGACGGATATAACCTGTTAGATCCAATTGCAGTTGTAGTTCTCGTAGTTGCCAGTACTATTGCCATGACCAGCACAAAGAAGACTTCATACTTCAATTGGATTGCATCTGCAATCAACAACATTGTAATTATATTTGTTATAATAGCAGGATTTGCTCATGCCGACACCACCAATCTGTCCCCCTTTTTgccccatggtgctgaaggggtCTTCCAAGCGGCAGCAATTGTATATTTTGCATATGGAGGATTTGACAACATAGCAACTATGGCTGAAGAGACGAGAAATCCATCAAGAGATATACCACTAGGATTGCTTGGATCAATGTCACTGATCACAGTGATATACTGTCTGATGGCACTTTCACTTAGTATGATGCAGAAGTATACAGATATTGACCCAAATGCTGCCTACTCAGTTGCATTTCAGAGTGTGGGTATGAACTGGGCAAAGTATCTGGTTGCCCTGGGAGCTCTCAAGGGAATGACCACTGTTTTATTGGTAGGTGCACTTGGACAAGGACGATACATTACTCACATCGCGCGAGCACATATGATTCCTCCATGGTTTTCACTTGTCCATCCGGTGACAGGAACTCCTATATATGCTACTCTTTTGATCACCATTTCTGGTTCCTGTATCGCTTTCTTTTCAGGCTTAGGTGTCCTGTCAAGTCTCCTATCGGTTAGCACCCTATTTATCTTCATGATGATGTCTGTTGCTCTTCTTGTGAGAAGGTACTATGCTAGAGGAATAACTCCTCAGAGGGATGCCTTGAAGCTGATGAtcttcttacttcttatcattgCTTCCTCCATGGGAACTTCTGCTTACTGGGGCTTAAATCCAAAAGGGTGGCTCGGTTACACTATGACAATTCCTCTCTGGTTTTTTGCGACTCTGGGGATTTCAGTTTTCTTGCCACAGCAGAGAGCACCAAAGGTCTGGGGTGTTCCACTTGTTCCGTGGCTGCCTTCCTTATCCATTGCTACAAATTTGTTTCTCATGGGATCTCTAGGTGCTGAGGCTTTCATAAGGTTTGGAATATGTACAGTGGTAATGTTGATTTATTATGTCTTTGTTGGTTTACATGCTACTTATGACTTGGCTCATCAAAAATCTTCGAAGACTGTTGATGAAGAAGATACAGGAAATCCCAACCCATAG